Proteins encoded by one window of Cloeon dipterum chromosome 4, ieCloDipt1.1, whole genome shotgun sequence:
- the Lpin gene encoding phosphatidate phosphatase LPIN3 isoform X3 — translation MNYIGKVLSNVREFYNDINTATLTGAIDVVVVEHPDGSFTCSPFHVRFGKMGVLRSREKVVDIEVNGEPWDIHMKLGESGEAFFVEELSGTELESFPSYLACSPIPLEGEQLMLEKFGQKSPKPISPLAQTPPAETGESSPHRGGAPLAFPPLSPLHEAQEAGGATASPVPKTFRAEMVSEEMAQTGSDFRPIHKAGESASQEEEQVAAEPSNGQTNGSNGGSKNSRRKRRRKSLLKKNKQQQSMPNNSSNQDDCELDNSQVVPGSAADEAEETQFQLEDVSTTQQKEVCTQHLGGVMLSGYGNSAEVTYSLECSKCAETCSKLADCSNLSSDLVDEKRKPADLHFFSDTEATPCCSNHGSRAGSPTPQSDSELELRRQSSAAEPTQLEAQLQAELGVGGKQSWKWGELPSPPPMPPRMLVEGSSESQESSPVEEQGQKSLDKESQQRRSSVLSGVWSLMRSQNRRASQQQADGMYLEQFDVNMDPEVTALYFPASYSSPANEMPSRPSLAETAHKEEDAESGKGPSIPQSPHSVEGAIGEPKFGDSDAEDAKNNDKLFLDLALSLCGPLDLSNPPSEEVFSNAMISQAEFRKNPALLENPALVVRLNNTLKTWREAAPEVMSLLLFQQPLEPLNEEAPTAENPESAQPASVDDQDGASADAGSRPTDSAAEEAPKYSWFSSWRRSGSVTKKSDISPQLQDVTAGRLPSYRSSDEEELNEIAAKSALKEDAINKEGEGYSGSNSSDESDSSAPANRIAIPHARLRLDSKNKIYRKTLRLSSDQIASLQLKEGANEVVFSVTTAYQGTTRCKCHVYRWRWDDKIVISDIDGTITKSDVLGHILPVLGRDWAQSGVAQLFTKIKNNGYRLLYLSARAIGQARTTRDYLKSIKQGDLSLPEGPLLLNPTSLISALHREVIEKKPEEFKISCLRDVQALFPSDCKPFYAGYGNKINDVWAYRAVGIPIFRIFTINHRGELKHELTQTFQSSYMGQSDAVDDIFPIISHKEPSSEYSNMSYIVDQMFPPPVESKSATEDFNSFNFWRDPIPDLDPSMIPEMPVSPKGSKTPVKETALAK, via the exons GTGGACATCGAGGTGAATGGCGAGCCATGGGACATTCACATGAAGCTGGGAGAGTCTGGCGAGGCGTTCTTTGTCGAAGAGCTGTCAGGAACCGAGCTGGAGTCATTTCCCTCGTATTTAGCATGCTCGCCCATTCCCCTGGAAGGCGAGCAACTGATGCTGGAGAAATTCGGCCAGAAGAGTCCGAAGCCAATTTCTCCGCTAGCACAAACCCCACCGGCAGAGACGGGGGAATCGTCGCCCCACAGAGGTGGTGCACCGCTAGCTTTTCCACCCCTGTCACCCCTGCATGAAGCCCAGGAAGCAG GTGGTGCGACTGCATCTCCAGTTCCAAAGACATTCCGTGCCGAAATGGTCAGCGAGGAAATGGCGCAGACCGGGAGCGACTTCAGACCAATCCACAAAGCAGGTGAATCAGCTAGTCAGGAAGAGGAGCAGGTGGCGGCCGAGCCAAGCAACGGCCAGACCAACGGCAGCAATGGAGGCAGTAAGAATTCCAGGCGCAAACGAAGGCGCAAGTCGCTGCTCAAGAAGAACAAGCAACAGCAGAGCATGCCAAACAACTCATCCAACCAAGACGATTGCGAACTTGACAACAGCCAGGTGGTACCCGGTTCTGCGGCTGACGAAGCTGAGGAGACCCAATTCCAACTCGAGGATGTCAGCACGACTCAGCAAAAAGA AGTTTGCACACAGCACCTGGGAGGAGTAATGCTCTCTGGGTATGGAAACTCTGCGGAGGTGACCTACAGTCTTGAGTGCAGCAAATGCGCAGAAACGTGCTCCAAGTTAGCTGACTGCAGCAACCTCTCAAGTGACCTCGTTGATGAGAAGCGGAAGCCAGCAGACTTGCACTTTTTCAGCGACACAGAAGCCACACCGTGCTGCAG CAACCATGGCTCCAGGGCTGGTTCACCGACGCCCCAGTCTGACTCCGAGCTGGAGCTACGGCGCCAGTCCAGCGCTGCTGAGCCAACCCAACTTGAAGCTCAGCTGCAGGCTGAGCTGGGCGTCGGTGGCAAGCAGAGCTGGAAGTGGGGTGAACTGCCCTCGCCCCCGCCAATGCCGCCCCGAATGCTGGTTGAGGGCTCCTCCGAAAGTCAGGAGTCAAGCCCAG TTGAGGAACAAGGTCAGAAGAGCTTAGACAAAGAGTCGCAACAGAGGCGCTCTTCGGTGCTGAGCGGCGTGTGGAGTTTGATGCGCAGTCAAAACAGGCGGGCGTCTCAGCAACAGGCAGACGGCATGTACCTCGAGCAGTTTGACGTCAACATGGACCCGGAGGTGACGGCGCTCTATTTCCCAGCTTCCTACAGCTCACCGGCAAACGAGATGCCCAGTAGGCCTTCCCTCGCAG AGACGGCCCACAAGGAGGAAGACGCCGAGTCCGGCAAGGGCCCCTCCATCCCGCAGTCGCCGCACAGCGTCGAAGGCGCCATCGGCGAACCCAAGTTCGGCGACAGTGACGCTGAAGACGCGAAAAATAACGACAA GCTTTTCCTTGATCTCGCCCTGTCGCTGTGCGGCCCCCTTGACCTGAGTAACCCACCAAGTGAAGAAGTGTTCTCCAATGCAATGATTAGTCAGGCGGAGTTCAGAAAGAACCCCGCCCTTCTCGAAAACCCGGCGCTCGTGGTGCGGCTTAACAACACCCTTAAGACGTGGCGCGAAGCCGCACCAGAGGTCATGTCCCTGCTGCTCTTTCAGCAACCGCTGGAGCCCCTCAATGAGGAGGCTCCTACCGCGGAAAATCCTGAAAGCGCCCAGCCCGCCTCGGTCGACGACCAAGACGGGGCCTCGGCCGACGCCGGCTCTCGTCCCACCGACTCTGCTGCCGAGGAAGCTCCTAAGTACTCTTGGTTCTCCTCCTGGCGCCGTAGCGGAAGTGTCACTAAGAAGAGTGACATCAGTCCACAGCTGCAGGATGTGACCG CTGGCCGGTTGCCAAGCTATCGCAGTTCCGATGAAGAAGAGCTCAACGAGATCGCAGCTAAGTCGGCACTCAAGGAAGACGCTATCAACAAAGAGGGCGAGGGCTACAGCGGTTCCAACTCCTCAGATGAATCTGACAGCTCCGCTCCCGCTAACAGAATCGCAATTCCCCATGCTAGGTTGCGGCTggacagcaaaaataaaatctacagGAAGACGCTTCGCCTCTCCTCAGACCAAATA GCCAGTTTGCAGCTTAAAGAAGGTGCTAATGAAGTGGTTTTCAGCGTTACCACAGCCTATCAGGGCACAACCAGATGCAAGTGCCATGTTTACAGGTGGAGGTGGGATGACAAGATTGTCATCAGTGACATTGATGGAACAATTACCAA GTCTGATGTGCTGGGTCACATACTGCCAGTGCTGGGTAGAGACTGGGCCCAGTCGGGTGTCGCTCAACTCTTCACAAAAATCAAGAACAATGGATACAGACTGCTGTACCTGTCAGCCAGGGCCATCGGCCAGGCGAGGACAACTAGGGACTACCTCAAGTCCATCAAGCAGGGTGACCTGTCCCTGCCCGAGGGACCTTTGCTGCTCAATCCGACCAGCCTGATCAGCGCTCTGCACAGGGAGGTGATCGAGAAAAAGCCTGAGGAATTCAAAATCTCCTGTCTCAGGGACGTGCAGGCGCTGTTCCCATCTGATTGCAAGCCTTTCTACGCAGGATACGGGAACAAAATTAAC GACGTTTGGGCATATCGCGCAGTAGGAATTCCCATTTTTAGAATCTTCACCATCAATCACAGAGGAGAGTTGAAGCATGAACTCACGCAGACGTTCCAGTCCTC TTATATGGGCCAAAGCGACGCCGTTGACGATATATTCCCAATCATTTCTCACAAAGAACCAAGTTCTGA GTATTCTAACATGAGCTACATCGTGGACCAAATGTTCCCGCCGCCAGTGGAAAGTAAGTCGGCCACAGAGGACTTCAACAGCTTTAACTTCTGGCGCGACCCCATTCCTGACCTTGACCCGAGCATGATTCCCGAAATGCCAGTTTCGCCCAAGGGCAGCAAGACCCCCGTCAAGGAGACCGCGTTGGCCAAATAA
- the Lpin gene encoding phosphatidate phosphatase LPIN3 isoform X1, producing MNYIGKVLSNVREFYNDINTATLTGAIDVVVVEHPDGSFTCSPFHVRFGKMGVLRSREKVVDIEVNGEPWDIHMKLGESGEAFFVEELSGTELESFPSYLACSPIPLEGEQLMLEKFGQKSPKPISPLAQTPPAETGESSPHRGGAPLAFPPLSPLHEAQEAGGATASPVPKTFRAEMVSEEMAQTGSDFRPIHKAGESASQEEEQVAAEPSNGQTNGSNGGSKNSRRKRRRKSLLKKNKQQQSMPNNSSNQDDCELDNSQVVPGSAADEAEETQFQLEDVSTTQQKEVCTQHLGGVMLSGYGNSAEVTYSLECSKCAETCSKLADCSNLSSDLVDEKRKPADLHFFSDTEATPCCSFTPADLAALQGLNLICQPFWSAHINQNSLSDPINHGSRAGSPTPQSDSELELRRQSSAAEPTQLEAQLQAELGVGGKQSWKWGELPSPPPMPPRMLVEGSSESQESSPVEEQGQKSLDKESQQRRSSVLSGVWSLMRSQNRRASQQQADGMYLEQFDVNMDPEVTALYFPASYSSPANEMPSRPSLAETAHKEEDAESGKGPSIPQSPHSVEGAIGEPKFGDSDAEDAKNNDKLFLDLALSLCGPLDLSNPPSEEVFSNAMISQAEFRKNPALLENPALVVRLNNTLKTWREAAPEVMSLLLFQQPLEPLNEEAPTAENPESAQPASVDDQDGASADAGSRPTDSAAEEAPKYSWFSSWRRSGSVTKKSDISPQLQDVTAGRLPSYRSSDEEELNEIAAKSALKEDAINKEGEGYSGSNSSDESDSSAPANRIAIPHARLRLDSKNKIYRKTLRLSSDQIASLQLKEGANEVVFSVTTAYQGTTRCKCHVYRWRWDDKIVISDIDGTITKSDVLGHILPVLGRDWAQSGVAQLFTKIKNNGYRLLYLSARAIGQARTTRDYLKSIKQGDLSLPEGPLLLNPTSLISALHREVIEKKPEEFKISCLRDVQALFPSDCKPFYAGYGNKINDVWAYRAVGIPIFRIFTINHRGELKHELTQTFQSSYMGQSDAVDDIFPIISHKEPSSEYSNMSYIVDQMFPPPVESKSATEDFNSFNFWRDPIPDLDPSMIPEMPVSPKGSKTPVKETALAK from the exons GTGGACATCGAGGTGAATGGCGAGCCATGGGACATTCACATGAAGCTGGGAGAGTCTGGCGAGGCGTTCTTTGTCGAAGAGCTGTCAGGAACCGAGCTGGAGTCATTTCCCTCGTATTTAGCATGCTCGCCCATTCCCCTGGAAGGCGAGCAACTGATGCTGGAGAAATTCGGCCAGAAGAGTCCGAAGCCAATTTCTCCGCTAGCACAAACCCCACCGGCAGAGACGGGGGAATCGTCGCCCCACAGAGGTGGTGCACCGCTAGCTTTTCCACCCCTGTCACCCCTGCATGAAGCCCAGGAAGCAG GTGGTGCGACTGCATCTCCAGTTCCAAAGACATTCCGTGCCGAAATGGTCAGCGAGGAAATGGCGCAGACCGGGAGCGACTTCAGACCAATCCACAAAGCAGGTGAATCAGCTAGTCAGGAAGAGGAGCAGGTGGCGGCCGAGCCAAGCAACGGCCAGACCAACGGCAGCAATGGAGGCAGTAAGAATTCCAGGCGCAAACGAAGGCGCAAGTCGCTGCTCAAGAAGAACAAGCAACAGCAGAGCATGCCAAACAACTCATCCAACCAAGACGATTGCGAACTTGACAACAGCCAGGTGGTACCCGGTTCTGCGGCTGACGAAGCTGAGGAGACCCAATTCCAACTCGAGGATGTCAGCACGACTCAGCAAAAAGA AGTTTGCACACAGCACCTGGGAGGAGTAATGCTCTCTGGGTATGGAAACTCTGCGGAGGTGACCTACAGTCTTGAGTGCAGCAAATGCGCAGAAACGTGCTCCAAGTTAGCTGACTGCAGCAACCTCTCAAGTGACCTCGTTGATGAGAAGCGGAAGCCAGCAGACTTGCACTTTTTCAGCGACACAGAAGCCACACCGTGCTGCAG CTTCACGCCAGCCGATCTAGCCGCCCTGCAAGGTTTAAATCTCATCTGCCAGCCCTTTTGGTCAGCTCACATCAACCAAAACTCCCTCAGTGATCCAAT CAACCATGGCTCCAGGGCTGGTTCACCGACGCCCCAGTCTGACTCCGAGCTGGAGCTACGGCGCCAGTCCAGCGCTGCTGAGCCAACCCAACTTGAAGCTCAGCTGCAGGCTGAGCTGGGCGTCGGTGGCAAGCAGAGCTGGAAGTGGGGTGAACTGCCCTCGCCCCCGCCAATGCCGCCCCGAATGCTGGTTGAGGGCTCCTCCGAAAGTCAGGAGTCAAGCCCAG TTGAGGAACAAGGTCAGAAGAGCTTAGACAAAGAGTCGCAACAGAGGCGCTCTTCGGTGCTGAGCGGCGTGTGGAGTTTGATGCGCAGTCAAAACAGGCGGGCGTCTCAGCAACAGGCAGACGGCATGTACCTCGAGCAGTTTGACGTCAACATGGACCCGGAGGTGACGGCGCTCTATTTCCCAGCTTCCTACAGCTCACCGGCAAACGAGATGCCCAGTAGGCCTTCCCTCGCAG AGACGGCCCACAAGGAGGAAGACGCCGAGTCCGGCAAGGGCCCCTCCATCCCGCAGTCGCCGCACAGCGTCGAAGGCGCCATCGGCGAACCCAAGTTCGGCGACAGTGACGCTGAAGACGCGAAAAATAACGACAA GCTTTTCCTTGATCTCGCCCTGTCGCTGTGCGGCCCCCTTGACCTGAGTAACCCACCAAGTGAAGAAGTGTTCTCCAATGCAATGATTAGTCAGGCGGAGTTCAGAAAGAACCCCGCCCTTCTCGAAAACCCGGCGCTCGTGGTGCGGCTTAACAACACCCTTAAGACGTGGCGCGAAGCCGCACCAGAGGTCATGTCCCTGCTGCTCTTTCAGCAACCGCTGGAGCCCCTCAATGAGGAGGCTCCTACCGCGGAAAATCCTGAAAGCGCCCAGCCCGCCTCGGTCGACGACCAAGACGGGGCCTCGGCCGACGCCGGCTCTCGTCCCACCGACTCTGCTGCCGAGGAAGCTCCTAAGTACTCTTGGTTCTCCTCCTGGCGCCGTAGCGGAAGTGTCACTAAGAAGAGTGACATCAGTCCACAGCTGCAGGATGTGACCG CTGGCCGGTTGCCAAGCTATCGCAGTTCCGATGAAGAAGAGCTCAACGAGATCGCAGCTAAGTCGGCACTCAAGGAAGACGCTATCAACAAAGAGGGCGAGGGCTACAGCGGTTCCAACTCCTCAGATGAATCTGACAGCTCCGCTCCCGCTAACAGAATCGCAATTCCCCATGCTAGGTTGCGGCTggacagcaaaaataaaatctacagGAAGACGCTTCGCCTCTCCTCAGACCAAATA GCCAGTTTGCAGCTTAAAGAAGGTGCTAATGAAGTGGTTTTCAGCGTTACCACAGCCTATCAGGGCACAACCAGATGCAAGTGCCATGTTTACAGGTGGAGGTGGGATGACAAGATTGTCATCAGTGACATTGATGGAACAATTACCAA GTCTGATGTGCTGGGTCACATACTGCCAGTGCTGGGTAGAGACTGGGCCCAGTCGGGTGTCGCTCAACTCTTCACAAAAATCAAGAACAATGGATACAGACTGCTGTACCTGTCAGCCAGGGCCATCGGCCAGGCGAGGACAACTAGGGACTACCTCAAGTCCATCAAGCAGGGTGACCTGTCCCTGCCCGAGGGACCTTTGCTGCTCAATCCGACCAGCCTGATCAGCGCTCTGCACAGGGAGGTGATCGAGAAAAAGCCTGAGGAATTCAAAATCTCCTGTCTCAGGGACGTGCAGGCGCTGTTCCCATCTGATTGCAAGCCTTTCTACGCAGGATACGGGAACAAAATTAAC GACGTTTGGGCATATCGCGCAGTAGGAATTCCCATTTTTAGAATCTTCACCATCAATCACAGAGGAGAGTTGAAGCATGAACTCACGCAGACGTTCCAGTCCTC TTATATGGGCCAAAGCGACGCCGTTGACGATATATTCCCAATCATTTCTCACAAAGAACCAAGTTCTGA GTATTCTAACATGAGCTACATCGTGGACCAAATGTTCCCGCCGCCAGTGGAAAGTAAGTCGGCCACAGAGGACTTCAACAGCTTTAACTTCTGGCGCGACCCCATTCCTGACCTTGACCCGAGCATGATTCCCGAAATGCCAGTTTCGCCCAAGGGCAGCAAGACCCCCGTCAAGGAGACCGCGTTGGCCAAATAA
- the Lpin gene encoding phosphatidate phosphatase LPIN3 isoform X4 — protein MNYIGKVLSNVREFYNDINTATLTGAIDVVVVEHPDGSFTCSPFHVRFGKMGVLRSREKVVDIEVNGEPWDIHMKLGESGEAFFVEELSGTELESFPSYLACSPIPLEGEQLMLEKFGQKSPKPISPLAQTPPAETGESSPHRGGAPLAFPPLSPLHEAQEAGGATASPVPKTFRAEMVSEEMAQTGSDFRPIHKAGESASQEEEQVAAEPSNGQTNGSNGGSKNSRRKRRRKSLLKKNKQQQSMPNNSSNQDDCELDNSQVVPGSAADEAEETQFQLEDVSTTQQKEVCTQHLGGVMLSGYGNSAEVTYSLECSKCAETCSKLADCSNLSSDLVDEKRKPADLHFFSDTEATPCCSFTPADLAALQGLNLICQPFWSAHINQNSLSDPINHGSRAGSPTPQSDSELELRRQSSAAEPTQLEAQLQAELGVGGKQSWKWGELPSPPPMPPRMLVEGSSESQESSPETAHKEEDAESGKGPSIPQSPHSVEGAIGEPKFGDSDAEDAKNNDKLFLDLALSLCGPLDLSNPPSEEVFSNAMISQAEFRKNPALLENPALVVRLNNTLKTWREAAPEVMSLLLFQQPLEPLNEEAPTAENPESAQPASVDDQDGASADAGSRPTDSAAEEAPKYSWFSSWRRSGSVTKKSDISPQLQDVTAGRLPSYRSSDEEELNEIAAKSALKEDAINKEGEGYSGSNSSDESDSSAPANRIAIPHARLRLDSKNKIYRKTLRLSSDQIASLQLKEGANEVVFSVTTAYQGTTRCKCHVYRWRWDDKIVISDIDGTITKSDVLGHILPVLGRDWAQSGVAQLFTKIKNNGYRLLYLSARAIGQARTTRDYLKSIKQGDLSLPEGPLLLNPTSLISALHREVIEKKPEEFKISCLRDVQALFPSDCKPFYAGYGNKINDVWAYRAVGIPIFRIFTINHRGELKHELTQTFQSSYMGQSDAVDDIFPIISHKEPSSEYSNMSYIVDQMFPPPVESKSATEDFNSFNFWRDPIPDLDPSMIPEMPVSPKGSKTPVKETALAK, from the exons GTGGACATCGAGGTGAATGGCGAGCCATGGGACATTCACATGAAGCTGGGAGAGTCTGGCGAGGCGTTCTTTGTCGAAGAGCTGTCAGGAACCGAGCTGGAGTCATTTCCCTCGTATTTAGCATGCTCGCCCATTCCCCTGGAAGGCGAGCAACTGATGCTGGAGAAATTCGGCCAGAAGAGTCCGAAGCCAATTTCTCCGCTAGCACAAACCCCACCGGCAGAGACGGGGGAATCGTCGCCCCACAGAGGTGGTGCACCGCTAGCTTTTCCACCCCTGTCACCCCTGCATGAAGCCCAGGAAGCAG GTGGTGCGACTGCATCTCCAGTTCCAAAGACATTCCGTGCCGAAATGGTCAGCGAGGAAATGGCGCAGACCGGGAGCGACTTCAGACCAATCCACAAAGCAGGTGAATCAGCTAGTCAGGAAGAGGAGCAGGTGGCGGCCGAGCCAAGCAACGGCCAGACCAACGGCAGCAATGGAGGCAGTAAGAATTCCAGGCGCAAACGAAGGCGCAAGTCGCTGCTCAAGAAGAACAAGCAACAGCAGAGCATGCCAAACAACTCATCCAACCAAGACGATTGCGAACTTGACAACAGCCAGGTGGTACCCGGTTCTGCGGCTGACGAAGCTGAGGAGACCCAATTCCAACTCGAGGATGTCAGCACGACTCAGCAAAAAGA AGTTTGCACACAGCACCTGGGAGGAGTAATGCTCTCTGGGTATGGAAACTCTGCGGAGGTGACCTACAGTCTTGAGTGCAGCAAATGCGCAGAAACGTGCTCCAAGTTAGCTGACTGCAGCAACCTCTCAAGTGACCTCGTTGATGAGAAGCGGAAGCCAGCAGACTTGCACTTTTTCAGCGACACAGAAGCCACACCGTGCTGCAG CTTCACGCCAGCCGATCTAGCCGCCCTGCAAGGTTTAAATCTCATCTGCCAGCCCTTTTGGTCAGCTCACATCAACCAAAACTCCCTCAGTGATCCAAT CAACCATGGCTCCAGGGCTGGTTCACCGACGCCCCAGTCTGACTCCGAGCTGGAGCTACGGCGCCAGTCCAGCGCTGCTGAGCCAACCCAACTTGAAGCTCAGCTGCAGGCTGAGCTGGGCGTCGGTGGCAAGCAGAGCTGGAAGTGGGGTGAACTGCCCTCGCCCCCGCCAATGCCGCCCCGAATGCTGGTTGAGGGCTCCTCCGAAAGTCAGGAGTCAAGCCCAG AGACGGCCCACAAGGAGGAAGACGCCGAGTCCGGCAAGGGCCCCTCCATCCCGCAGTCGCCGCACAGCGTCGAAGGCGCCATCGGCGAACCCAAGTTCGGCGACAGTGACGCTGAAGACGCGAAAAATAACGACAA GCTTTTCCTTGATCTCGCCCTGTCGCTGTGCGGCCCCCTTGACCTGAGTAACCCACCAAGTGAAGAAGTGTTCTCCAATGCAATGATTAGTCAGGCGGAGTTCAGAAAGAACCCCGCCCTTCTCGAAAACCCGGCGCTCGTGGTGCGGCTTAACAACACCCTTAAGACGTGGCGCGAAGCCGCACCAGAGGTCATGTCCCTGCTGCTCTTTCAGCAACCGCTGGAGCCCCTCAATGAGGAGGCTCCTACCGCGGAAAATCCTGAAAGCGCCCAGCCCGCCTCGGTCGACGACCAAGACGGGGCCTCGGCCGACGCCGGCTCTCGTCCCACCGACTCTGCTGCCGAGGAAGCTCCTAAGTACTCTTGGTTCTCCTCCTGGCGCCGTAGCGGAAGTGTCACTAAGAAGAGTGACATCAGTCCACAGCTGCAGGATGTGACCG CTGGCCGGTTGCCAAGCTATCGCAGTTCCGATGAAGAAGAGCTCAACGAGATCGCAGCTAAGTCGGCACTCAAGGAAGACGCTATCAACAAAGAGGGCGAGGGCTACAGCGGTTCCAACTCCTCAGATGAATCTGACAGCTCCGCTCCCGCTAACAGAATCGCAATTCCCCATGCTAGGTTGCGGCTggacagcaaaaataaaatctacagGAAGACGCTTCGCCTCTCCTCAGACCAAATA GCCAGTTTGCAGCTTAAAGAAGGTGCTAATGAAGTGGTTTTCAGCGTTACCACAGCCTATCAGGGCACAACCAGATGCAAGTGCCATGTTTACAGGTGGAGGTGGGATGACAAGATTGTCATCAGTGACATTGATGGAACAATTACCAA GTCTGATGTGCTGGGTCACATACTGCCAGTGCTGGGTAGAGACTGGGCCCAGTCGGGTGTCGCTCAACTCTTCACAAAAATCAAGAACAATGGATACAGACTGCTGTACCTGTCAGCCAGGGCCATCGGCCAGGCGAGGACAACTAGGGACTACCTCAAGTCCATCAAGCAGGGTGACCTGTCCCTGCCCGAGGGACCTTTGCTGCTCAATCCGACCAGCCTGATCAGCGCTCTGCACAGGGAGGTGATCGAGAAAAAGCCTGAGGAATTCAAAATCTCCTGTCTCAGGGACGTGCAGGCGCTGTTCCCATCTGATTGCAAGCCTTTCTACGCAGGATACGGGAACAAAATTAAC GACGTTTGGGCATATCGCGCAGTAGGAATTCCCATTTTTAGAATCTTCACCATCAATCACAGAGGAGAGTTGAAGCATGAACTCACGCAGACGTTCCAGTCCTC TTATATGGGCCAAAGCGACGCCGTTGACGATATATTCCCAATCATTTCTCACAAAGAACCAAGTTCTGA GTATTCTAACATGAGCTACATCGTGGACCAAATGTTCCCGCCGCCAGTGGAAAGTAAGTCGGCCACAGAGGACTTCAACAGCTTTAACTTCTGGCGCGACCCCATTCCTGACCTTGACCCGAGCATGATTCCCGAAATGCCAGTTTCGCCCAAGGGCAGCAAGACCCCCGTCAAGGAGACCGCGTTGGCCAAATAA